One Fuerstiella marisgermanici DNA window includes the following coding sequences:
- the pgsA gene encoding CDP-diacylglycerol--glycerol-3-phosphate 3-phosphatidyltransferase: MTESEQPNAASRPPATLGRESLNLPNLITVSRLVLSIVLFALIDIGGYWVASAALFVFAAATDWLDGYLARKYGQVTTLGRILDPFVDKIIVGGTFLFLLAKNGAMHDGHTIESGVNAWMVIAVIGREMFVSSLRGFLEQQGKDFSASFTGKAKMMLQCVAVTASLLSLNPDLHWPWLAPARDVLLWSAVIVTIWSGLVYVDRAVRLLRQD, encoded by the coding sequence ATGACCGAATCGGAACAACCGAACGCAGCTTCTCGCCCGCCCGCCACGCTGGGACGCGAATCGCTGAACCTTCCGAACCTGATCACGGTCTCGCGCCTTGTGCTGTCGATCGTCCTGTTCGCTCTGATCGACATCGGCGGCTACTGGGTGGCGTCGGCAGCCCTGTTCGTTTTCGCCGCCGCCACCGACTGGCTGGACGGCTACCTGGCTCGCAAATACGGGCAGGTCACAACGCTGGGCCGAATTCTCGACCCATTCGTCGACAAGATTATCGTCGGCGGCACGTTTCTGTTTTTGCTGGCGAAGAATGGTGCCATGCACGATGGCCATACGATCGAATCCGGCGTCAATGCCTGGATGGTGATCGCTGTGATCGGCCGTGAGATGTTCGTTTCCAGCCTGCGTGGCTTCCTTGAACAACAGGGCAAAGACTTTTCGGCCAGCTTTACCGGCAAAGCCAAAATGATGCTGCAATGCGTGGCCGTCACCGCCAGTCTGCTGTCACTGAATCCCGATCTGCATTGGCCATGGCTGGCTCCTGCACGAGATGTCCTGCTGTGGTCCGCTGTGATTGTGACCATCTGGAGTGGCCTCGTGTATGTCGATCGAGCCGTGCGTTTGCTGCGACAGGATTGA